One window of Ziziphus jujuba cultivar Dongzao chromosome 5, ASM3175591v1 genomic DNA carries:
- the LOC107419816 gene encoding RING-H2 finger protein ATL80-like: MTRPFRFLSGVNSSSTAESSAPDSATVDSDFVVILAALLCALICVLGLVAVARCAWLRRLSIVPSSSTAAATSSRPSVPPPNKGLKKKTLRSLPKLTFTADCASKFTDCAICLAEFALGDEIRELPHCGHAFHVACIDTWLGSHSSCPSCRQILVVTRCQKCGGFPASSSSVNEVRLKEREDDINRFLS; this comes from the coding sequence ATGACTCGTCCTTTCAGATTCTTAAGCGGCGTGAATTCGTCGTCCACGGCCGAGTCGTCAGCGCCTGACTCAGCCACCGTAGACTCGGACTTTGTGGTAATCCTCGCAGCTCTGCTTTGCGCCTTAATCTGCGTGCTGGGGCTGGTGGCCGTCGCTCGATGCGCCTGGCTCCGGCGCCTCTCCATAGTTCCTTCTTCATCAACGGCCGCTGCAACCTCGTCTCGACCTTCAGTTCCTCCACCAAACAAAGGCCTCAAGAAGAAAACCCTCCGCTCCCTCCCCAAGCTCACCTTCACCGCCGATTGCGCTTCTAAGTTCACCGACTGTGCCATCTGCCTCGCCGAGTTCGCCCTCGGCGACGAGATCCGCGAGCTTCCGCACTGCGGCCACGCCTTCCACGTGGCCTGTATAGACACCTGGCTAGGATCCCACTCCTCCTGCCCTTCCTGCCGTCAGATTCTGGTGGTCACAAGGTGCCAGAAGTGCGGTGGTTTTCCGGCGAGCTCTAGCTCTGTAAACGAGGTAAGATTAAAGGAGCGAGAGGACGATATCAATAGGTTCTTGTCCTAG
- the LOC107419821 gene encoding outer envelope pore protein 21B, chloroplastic codes for METSLRYRSDSKALKIHAKEKIPIDSKLHLQVHAELDTRVGTPSHLSAVLRRFFPDFSASLGVGLRYDKHEKLRYNIRGKKSFPVTTDGQLSFNIKGQCDADKELRERRPKGAAEFTWSILNFQRDQDVRLKFGYEVIEQVPYVQIRENNWTLNADSNGRWNVRFDL; via the exons ATGGAGACCTCCCTAAGATATCGCAGTGATTCCAAAGCTTTAAAGATCCATGCTAAGGAGAAAATCCCAATCGACTCCAAATTACACTTGCAG GTTCATGCGGAGCTGGATACAAGGGTTGGAACTCCGAGTCATCTCAGTGCGGTTTTGAGACGCTTCTTTCCAGAT TTCTCGGCAAGCTTAGGTGTTGGATTACGATATGATAAGCATGAGAAACTGCGGTACAACATCCGTGGTAAGAAGTCATTCCCTGTGACAACTGACGGCCAATTGAGCTTTAATATCAAGGGACAATGCGATGCCGACAAAGAATTAAGAGAG AGGAGGCCGAAAGGTGCTGCTGAATTTACTTGGAGTATTTTGAATTTTCAGAGGGATCAAGATGTTAGGCTCAAATTTGGCTATGAAGTGATAGAACAG GTTCCATATGTGCAGATCAGAGAAAACAATTGGACATTAAATGCTGATAGTAATGGTAGATGGAATGTGAGATTTGATTTGTGA